A genomic window from Cutibacterium acnes includes:
- a CDS encoding lactococcin 972 family bacteriocin, which produces MSTVWRHFAAVPITGLLLASTATIAMADTVNPPEGGVWRYGRGYSDYFHGSKKHGSSVQGVNFVRSPCVKAGSWSYARTDAARFGNKAWYRTC; this is translated from the coding sequence GTGTCCACCGTTTGGCGTCACTTCGCAGCAGTCCCTATCACGGGCCTGCTACTCGCTAGTACAGCCACTATTGCTATGGCCGACACCGTCAACCCGCCCGAGGGCGGAGTTTGGCGATACGGACGTGGATACTCGGACTATTTTCACGGCTCGAAGAAACATGGCAGTTCAGTTCAAGGGGTCAACTTTGTGCGCTCGCCATGCGTCAAGGCCGGCAGTTGGTCCTATGCTCGCACCGATGCAGCACGGTTCGGGAACAAGGCTTGGTATCGCACCTGCTGA
- a CDS encoding histidine phosphatase family protein yields MHLLLIRHGQSENNAFAAQSVETYQQGRKPDPELTELGRRQAQALGKWIGSVSPRPTKLYASPMMRTIQTADPVAEALDLPIIINDLIFERPGPVQIVDGVETGHPGSPRSALSAITDRAVFPESITEEGWREARIETAAEAADRAGRIAKWIRDTHNDDECIAIVAHGAIGSMMLLHLIAPQLAAGLRNHSIGSEPHWIGLQNTATSMIELHPDGYEVHWINRVDHLIEAGMVHGAVAASTGNPGTR; encoded by the coding sequence GTGCATCTTCTCCTCATCCGCCACGGCCAGTCCGAGAACAATGCCTTCGCTGCGCAGTCTGTCGAGACTTACCAGCAGGGTCGCAAGCCTGACCCGGAGCTCACCGAGCTTGGACGACGTCAAGCTCAGGCCCTAGGGAAGTGGATCGGATCGGTCTCTCCTCGGCCAACGAAGCTGTATGCCTCCCCCATGATGCGTACCATCCAGACGGCTGACCCGGTCGCTGAGGCCCTTGATCTTCCTATCATCATCAATGACCTCATCTTCGAGCGTCCAGGTCCAGTTCAGATCGTTGACGGCGTCGAAACCGGTCATCCAGGATCGCCGCGATCAGCTTTGTCGGCCATCACAGACCGTGCTGTTTTCCCCGAGTCCATCACCGAGGAAGGGTGGCGCGAAGCTCGCATCGAGACCGCCGCCGAGGCTGCTGACCGCGCCGGCAGAATCGCCAAGTGGATCCGCGATACCCACAATGATGACGAGTGCATCGCGATCGTCGCTCACGGCGCGATCGGATCCATGATGTTGCTGCATCTCATCGCCCCACAACTTGCCGCTGGTCTGCGAAACCACTCCATCGGCAGCGAACCGCACTGGATCGGGCTTCAGAACACCGCCACCTCGATGATCGAGTTGCACCCGGACGGGTACGAAGTTCATTGGATCAATCGCGTGGATCACCTTATCGAAGCCGGTATGGTTCACGGCGCCGTCGCCGCATCCACCGGCAACCCCGGTACCCGCTGA
- a CDS encoding maleylpyruvate isomerase family mycothiol-dependent enzyme: MSAAQRPPGLCPSAPLHVIRAAKREATQRLLGATMGLSDDEWQAPSRLAGWTRAHIATHIARNAEAFEAVTKAVITNQKVPHLYPSDELRDRDIERGSERAGLQLQIDLDTTAGSLNTTFDALDDMEPGTAVWLTNDIRVDVTDLPALRLAEIALHHVDLDLGMTVDDLPDVSARTLLEWVCFRLRDRPEVPAMRIVSDSGLTDRIGGVGFATTVHGPDGALAGWLSGRGGTERLAGADQLAVPMLI; the protein is encoded by the coding sequence ATGAGCGCTGCCCAACGACCACCCGGTCTGTGTCCCAGCGCTCCCTTGCACGTGATCCGGGCTGCCAAACGTGAAGCCACGCAACGTCTTCTTGGCGCAACCATGGGACTATCCGACGACGAGTGGCAGGCGCCGAGTCGCCTGGCCGGATGGACCCGTGCCCACATCGCCACCCACATAGCCCGTAACGCCGAAGCCTTCGAGGCCGTCACGAAAGCGGTCATTACCAATCAGAAAGTCCCCCACCTCTACCCCTCCGACGAACTGCGCGACCGCGATATCGAACGCGGTTCGGAACGCGCCGGGCTGCAGCTGCAAATCGACCTCGATACCACCGCAGGCTCCCTCAACACCACCTTCGACGCGCTCGACGACATGGAACCTGGCACTGCAGTGTGGCTAACCAACGACATCCGCGTCGATGTCACTGATCTGCCAGCACTACGACTCGCAGAGATCGCTCTTCACCACGTCGACCTCGATCTCGGGATGACCGTCGATGACCTCCCCGACGTTTCCGCGCGTACTCTCCTGGAATGGGTCTGCTTCCGCCTGCGAGACCGTCCTGAGGTGCCCGCTATGCGTATCGTCTCTGATTCCGGCCTGACGGACCGCATTGGCGGGGTCGGATTCGCGACCACGGTCCATGGACCTGACGGCGCACTGGCAGGATGGCTATCGGGCCGAGGGGGAACTGAGCGTCTCGCCGGAGCTGACCAGCTCGCCGTCCCAATGCTCATCTGA
- the uvrB gene encoding excinuclease ABC subunit UvrB: protein MRPVTDITRRVAPFHVVSEFQPSGDQPQAIAELEKRVNSGEQDVVLLGATGTGKTATVAWLAERLQRPMLVMQPNKTLAAQFAQELRTFFPDNAVEYFVSYYDYYQPEAYIPQTDTYIEKDSSLNKEVERLRHSATNSLLTRRDVIVVSTVSAIYGLGTPQEYVDRMIPLEVGQEWDRDELLRDLVTNQYVRNDISGERGTFRVRGDTLEIFPVYEENALRVEFFGDEIEALTTMHPLTGEIISEDEQVYVFPATHYVAGPERMERAIASIQQELEERLAVLERDGKLLEAQRLRMRTTYDIEMMQQVGACAGIENYSRHIDGRAPGSAPNCLLDYFPEDFVLVIDESHVTVPQIGGMYEGDMSRKRTLVEHGFRLPSAMDNRPLKFDEFTQRIGQTVYLSATPGSYETERAHGVVEQIIRPTGLVDPEIIVKPTRGQIDDLMGEIRTRVDRGDRVLVTTLTKKMAEDLTDYLMEHGIRTRYLHSEIDTLKRIELLKELRMGEFDVLVGINLLREGLDLPEVSLVAILDADKEGFLRSERSLIQTVGRAARNVNGQVIMYADQITDSMQVAIDETNRRRDIQMAYNKEHGIDPQPLRKKIGDITEMLAREGADTDELVEKFNYGKGHRGYNSMITDEQRAAQGRRLDVSKMAEEDLGKLIVDLTTEMRSAAGELKFEVAARLRDEIADLKKELRQMVEANR, encoded by the coding sequence ATGCGCCCTGTCACTGACATCACTCGCCGCGTAGCCCCTTTTCACGTCGTCAGTGAGTTTCAGCCTTCTGGTGACCAGCCGCAGGCCATTGCGGAGTTGGAGAAGAGGGTTAACAGTGGTGAACAGGACGTTGTTCTGCTCGGCGCCACCGGTACTGGCAAGACGGCCACGGTGGCGTGGCTGGCGGAGAGGCTGCAGCGCCCGATGCTCGTCATGCAGCCCAACAAGACGTTGGCCGCCCAGTTTGCCCAGGAACTACGTACCTTCTTCCCTGACAATGCCGTCGAGTACTTCGTCTCTTACTACGATTACTACCAACCTGAGGCGTACATCCCACAGACGGATACCTACATCGAGAAAGATTCCAGCCTCAACAAGGAAGTTGAAAGGTTGCGCCACTCCGCGACGAACTCCCTGCTCACCCGTCGCGACGTCATCGTGGTGTCAACCGTTTCAGCTATCTATGGCCTGGGCACGCCACAGGAATACGTAGACCGGATGATTCCACTGGAGGTCGGCCAGGAGTGGGATCGCGATGAGTTGCTGCGCGACCTCGTCACCAACCAGTACGTCCGTAACGACATATCGGGGGAGCGCGGCACCTTCCGGGTGCGCGGGGACACCCTCGAGATTTTCCCGGTTTATGAGGAGAATGCGCTGCGTGTCGAGTTTTTCGGCGACGAAATTGAGGCCCTCACGACGATGCACCCACTCACCGGGGAGATCATCAGCGAGGACGAGCAGGTCTACGTGTTCCCGGCTACCCACTATGTCGCCGGCCCGGAACGTATGGAGCGGGCCATAGCGTCCATCCAGCAGGAGCTCGAGGAGCGCCTGGCCGTTCTAGAGCGTGATGGGAAACTGTTGGAGGCCCAACGGTTACGTATGCGTACTACCTACGATATCGAGATGATGCAGCAGGTCGGTGCCTGTGCTGGCATCGAAAACTATTCGCGGCACATCGACGGACGCGCTCCCGGCTCAGCCCCGAACTGTCTGCTTGACTACTTTCCGGAAGATTTTGTGCTCGTCATTGATGAATCCCACGTGACCGTCCCGCAGATTGGCGGGATGTATGAGGGGGACATGAGCCGCAAGCGGACATTGGTAGAACATGGTTTCCGACTGCCCAGCGCGATGGACAACCGTCCTCTCAAATTCGACGAGTTCACCCAGCGGATCGGCCAGACTGTCTACCTGTCCGCCACGCCCGGTTCGTACGAGACCGAACGAGCTCACGGCGTCGTCGAACAAATCATTCGTCCGACAGGTCTGGTGGATCCGGAGATTATCGTCAAGCCTACGCGTGGCCAGATTGACGACCTTATGGGTGAAATTCGTACCCGAGTGGACCGTGGCGACCGTGTCTTGGTGACGACTCTGACGAAGAAGATGGCCGAAGACCTCACCGACTACCTCATGGAGCACGGGATTCGCACCCGTTACCTGCACTCGGAGATCGACACACTCAAACGCATCGAGCTGCTCAAGGAGTTGCGCATGGGCGAGTTCGATGTGCTTGTCGGTATCAACCTGCTACGAGAGGGACTTGACCTCCCGGAGGTTTCCTTGGTGGCGATCCTCGACGCCGACAAGGAAGGCTTTTTGCGTTCTGAACGGTCCCTTATCCAGACCGTCGGCCGCGCTGCTCGTAACGTCAACGGTCAGGTCATCATGTACGCCGACCAGATCACTGATTCCATGCAGGTCGCCATCGACGAGACAAATCGTCGTCGCGATATCCAGATGGCGTACAACAAGGAACACGGGATCGATCCACAGCCGTTGCGCAAGAAGATCGGCGACATCACTGAGATGCTGGCTCGCGAAGGTGCCGATACTGACGAGCTCGTCGAGAAGTTCAACTATGGGAAAGGCCACCGCGGCTACAATTCGATGATCACTGACGAGCAGCGAGCCGCCCAAGGCAGGAGACTCGACGTCTCGAAGATGGCCGAAGAGGATCTAGGCAAGCTCATCGTCGACCTCACCACCGAAATGCGTTCTGCGGCTGGCGAACTCAAGTTTGAAGTCGCTGCCCGGCTACGTGACGAAATCGCCGATCTTAAGAAAGAGTTGCGCCAGATGGTGGAGGCCAACCGGTAG
- a CDS encoding TerC family protein, translating to MHVHAYVWIITILVMGALLFFDVLVLGRNPHIPSAKECATFVGVFVGLAVLFGLGVWILQGHAAGGQFFAVWLTEYSLSIDNLFIFLILMEKFNVPRKLQQFALLVGIIVALVFRGVFIALGQAILEAWAWVFFIFGAFLLYSAIDQVREYRHRDDDDDEDPGEDGRFMAWFRRTVPATGDYRGTKFFVRENGKTLATSMFMVCVALGATDLLFALDSIPASYGLTSEGYLILTANVFALMGLRQLYFLIGSLLERLVYLSLGLAVILGFIALKLIGHAMHHYGLDQAWFGFSSEVSIGVSLGVIAVTLALTTVASLIKSRKDDATADV from the coding sequence TTGCACGTTCATGCTTACGTCTGGATCATCACCATCCTCGTGATGGGGGCTCTGCTCTTCTTCGACGTTCTCGTCCTGGGGCGAAACCCCCATATCCCCTCCGCCAAGGAGTGTGCCACCTTCGTCGGCGTCTTCGTCGGCTTGGCGGTACTCTTCGGCTTAGGCGTCTGGATCCTACAGGGCCATGCCGCAGGGGGACAGTTCTTCGCAGTGTGGTTGACCGAGTACAGCTTGTCGATCGACAACCTGTTTATCTTCCTCATCCTCATGGAAAAGTTCAACGTCCCACGGAAATTGCAGCAATTCGCCCTGCTGGTAGGTATCATCGTCGCCCTCGTTTTCCGGGGTGTTTTTATTGCTCTGGGACAGGCCATTCTTGAGGCCTGGGCGTGGGTGTTCTTCATCTTTGGTGCTTTCCTGCTGTATTCGGCAATTGACCAGGTGCGTGAGTATCGGCACCGTGACGATGACGACGATGAGGATCCTGGTGAGGATGGCCGCTTCATGGCGTGGTTCAGGCGCACGGTTCCGGCTACTGGTGACTACCGTGGCACGAAGTTTTTCGTTCGCGAGAACGGTAAAACTCTCGCAACCTCGATGTTCATGGTTTGTGTCGCCCTGGGCGCCACGGACTTGCTTTTCGCCCTCGACTCGATTCCGGCGTCCTATGGTCTCACCAGCGAGGGGTATCTCATCCTTACCGCTAACGTCTTTGCTCTCATGGGTCTGCGCCAGTTGTATTTCCTTATCGGAAGCCTGTTGGAACGTTTGGTGTACTTGTCGCTGGGACTGGCCGTGATTTTGGGCTTTATCGCCCTCAAGCTCATTGGCCACGCGATGCACCACTACGGACTGGACCAGGCCTGGTTCGGCTTTAGCAGTGAGGTTTCGATCGGGGTTTCGCTGGGCGTTATCGCCGTGACCCTGGCTCTCACCACCGTCGCGAGTCTCATTAAAAGTCGTAAAGACGATGCCACAGCCGACGTCTGA
- a CDS encoding Rieske (2Fe-2S) protein → MSPTRREVLRTVGSVTALAATSAVAGCNTFQNSNDVHTGPATVKAADVPVGGGVVIDGTNFVVTQPTKGTFKGFVRVCPHAGCQVDEVHDGAILCPCHGSKFAITDGHVTQGPATSGLGKATVTQKGETLTISGS, encoded by the coding sequence ATGTCCCCCACCCGACGCGAGGTCCTGCGCACCGTTGGAAGTGTCACTGCCTTAGCCGCTACCAGCGCAGTCGCCGGATGCAACACCTTCCAGAACTCCAATGACGTTCACACCGGTCCAGCTACCGTCAAAGCAGCTGATGTCCCGGTCGGTGGAGGCGTCGTCATCGATGGCACCAACTTCGTCGTCACCCAACCCACCAAGGGAACCTTTAAGGGATTTGTGCGGGTGTGTCCGCACGCTGGCTGTCAGGTCGACGAGGTCCATGACGGGGCGATCCTGTGCCCTTGCCACGGATCGAAGTTCGCTATAACCGACGGTCACGTCACCCAGGGCCCGGCTACCTCCGGTCTGGGTAAGGCCACGGTCACGCAGAAGGGCGAAACTCTCACTATCAGCGGTTCCTAA
- a CDS encoding MBL fold metallo-hydrolase → MPLYHVDPGSEAALIKVNDDVDLIKISVGTMDNNAYLIHPGAGPAILVDAAAEPGRLKALIGDDEVGAVITTHRHQDHTGALAEIVTMTGAQPWCGEPDAEAIEATTGVTCRTMWDGDLFRLGDVELDVIGLVGHTRGSIALRLHGNPSDHVLTGDSLFPGRLGKTSGSREFESLYTDVCMKIFAPASDTTVIHPGHGDATTVGEERPNLPLWRARGW, encoded by the coding sequence ATGCCGCTCTACCACGTCGATCCGGGCTCAGAAGCCGCCCTCATCAAGGTTAACGATGACGTTGACCTCATCAAAATCTCGGTAGGCACCATGGACAATAATGCCTACCTCATCCATCCCGGAGCGGGGCCCGCCATCCTCGTGGACGCAGCTGCCGAACCCGGTCGACTCAAAGCCCTCATCGGTGACGATGAAGTCGGAGCCGTTATTACGACCCATCGTCATCAGGACCATACCGGGGCCCTCGCGGAGATCGTTACTATGACGGGAGCCCAGCCGTGGTGTGGAGAACCCGACGCCGAGGCTATTGAGGCCACCACAGGAGTAACCTGCCGCACCATGTGGGACGGTGATCTGTTCCGTCTCGGAGACGTAGAACTCGACGTCATTGGACTGGTAGGCCATACCCGCGGATCCATCGCCTTACGTTTGCACGGTAACCCCAGCGATCACGTTCTCACTGGCGATTCTCTGTTCCCGGGTAGGCTCGGCAAAACTAGCGGAAGCCGAGAATTCGAAAGTCTCTACACCGACGTCTGCATGAAGATCTTCGCACCCGCGTCAGATACAACAGTTATCCATCCCGGGCATGGCGACGCCACAACCGTCGGAGAGGAACGTCCCAACCTTCCACTGTGGCGTGCCCGCGGCTGGTAA
- a CDS encoding ABC transporter ATP-binding protein, which translates to MGNIMETPILSGSHLNVTLGNHKILNDVSVSFQAGVMHAILGPNGSGKTTLVRTLCGALSPESGSVKFDGTDLSTMSASCIARRIAIVWQSATAPSDLTVRHLVGYGRYAHTPWWQIRDTSADNHVEQAMELADVTCFADRRVTTLSGGERQKVWLAAALAQEPTVLILDEPTTYLDVTHQLRVLDLVRSLNQERGITVIAVMHDLTQAARYCDRCAILKNGQLTLEGPPDALSSGPIEENFDIEAWITTDPQGKLPVIQPRRPLKEAR; encoded by the coding sequence ATGGGAAATATCATGGAAACACCTATACTTTCCGGCTCCCACTTGAACGTCACCTTGGGCAATCACAAGATTCTCAATGACGTCTCCGTATCATTCCAGGCGGGAGTTATGCACGCCATACTTGGCCCCAACGGTTCTGGGAAGACCACCCTGGTACGCACGTTATGCGGAGCCCTCTCCCCCGAGTCAGGGAGCGTCAAATTCGATGGAACGGATCTATCCACGATGTCCGCATCCTGTATCGCGCGTCGTATTGCGATCGTCTGGCAGAGCGCGACCGCTCCCTCTGACCTCACCGTACGTCACCTCGTTGGCTACGGGAGATATGCCCACACACCGTGGTGGCAGATAAGGGACACCAGCGCCGACAACCATGTGGAACAAGCAATGGAGCTGGCCGATGTCACGTGCTTCGCCGATCGACGCGTCACCACTCTTTCAGGCGGAGAGCGACAGAAAGTGTGGCTGGCGGCGGCCCTGGCACAGGAACCCACTGTCCTTATCCTCGATGAGCCCACAACCTATCTAGATGTCACCCATCAACTGCGAGTCCTCGATCTTGTTCGATCGCTGAACCAGGAACGGGGAATCACCGTCATAGCCGTCATGCATGACCTCACTCAAGCCGCCCGCTATTGCGACAGATGCGCCATTCTTAAAAATGGCCAGCTGACACTCGAAGGACCACCTGACGCGCTATCCTCCGGGCCCATCGAAGAGAACTTCGACATCGAAGCGTGGATTACGACGGATCCCCAAGGCAAGCTCCCAGTCATCCAACCACGTCGCCCCTTGAAGGAAGCACGATGA
- a CDS encoding FecCD family ABC transporter permease: MTIPAKTKTLTSTTETTSSNSHRRHHLTAIVFVILVAIMIVSVITGIGFGSIQLSPSDVVKGLFGPSDFQWHRVVWGVRFPRVVLAALVGMNLATSGVILQAVMSNPLADPSIIGVSSGAGLLGIGTLLIFPERANLVPVMAFIGAMLAAMAIYALAWRGGVQPLRIILSGVAVSALCGAGISAVMVLMADNVQGALMFMNGSLAMRSWAEVSLIWPYTVVGIIAAVVLSRRLDIITLGDQVAQGMGMNVQANRLVLTAVAALLAASTVSAIGLLGFVGLIVPHIMRLIVGNRHVILVPACVLAGAALVMLSDTCSRVIFDPFEIPVGIMLTALGVPFFLFLLRKTL; the protein is encoded by the coding sequence ATGACAATACCCGCCAAAACAAAAACACTCACATCGACAACGGAGACAACGTCAAGTAACAGCCACCGAAGGCACCACCTCACGGCAATCGTATTCGTCATCCTTGTTGCGATCATGATCGTCAGCGTCATAACAGGGATCGGGTTCGGTTCGATACAGTTGTCACCCTCTGACGTAGTCAAAGGATTGTTCGGTCCGTCCGATTTCCAATGGCATAGGGTGGTATGGGGAGTGAGATTCCCCAGGGTCGTCCTTGCTGCCCTGGTCGGCATGAACCTTGCAACGTCGGGTGTGATTCTTCAAGCCGTGATGAGCAATCCCCTTGCCGATCCGAGCATCATCGGGGTCTCCTCGGGCGCAGGGCTTCTAGGAATAGGCACGCTGCTTATTTTCCCAGAACGAGCAAACCTTGTACCTGTAATGGCGTTCATCGGTGCGATGTTGGCAGCCATGGCAATCTATGCACTCGCATGGAGGGGTGGCGTTCAACCACTGCGAATCATCCTTTCCGGGGTTGCCGTCTCAGCGCTGTGCGGCGCAGGGATCTCCGCTGTCATGGTACTTATGGCCGACAATGTGCAAGGCGCTCTCATGTTCATGAATGGCAGCCTCGCCATGCGCAGTTGGGCCGAGGTGTCCCTCATCTGGCCATATACCGTGGTAGGGATCATTGCCGCCGTTGTGCTGTCCCGCAGACTCGACATCATCACTCTGGGTGATCAAGTTGCACAAGGCATGGGAATGAACGTTCAAGCGAATCGCCTTGTCCTCACTGCCGTGGCGGCCCTCCTAGCCGCCAGCACAGTCAGCGCCATCGGGTTGCTCGGGTTCGTCGGTCTCATCGTGCCGCACATCATGCGGCTGATCGTCGGAAATCGCCACGTCATCCTGGTTCCAGCGTGTGTGCTCGCCGGAGCTGCATTAGTTATGCTGAGCGACACATGCAGTCGGGTCATCTTCGATCCTTTCGAGATACCGGTTGGCATCATGCTCACAGCACTGGGGGTTCCCTTCTTTCTTTTCCTCCTCAGAAAGACATTGTGA
- the uvrA gene encoding excinuclease ABC subunit UvrA: protein MTPVSDHIIVRGAREHNLRNVNLDLPRDAMIVFTGLSGSGKSSLAFDTIFAEGQRRYVESLSSYARQFLGQMDKPDVDFIEGLSPAVSIDQKSTSRNPRSTVGTITEIHDYLRLLWARVGKPHCPVCGELISRQTPQQIVDRLMALDEGTKFQVLAPVIRGRKGEYVELFRQLTTDGFTRVRVDGDVHRLGQVPPLDKKRKHDIDVVVDRIAVKPSAKQRLTESVETALGLAHGIVGVDFVDRDLSDPHRERRFSETMACPNQHDIDIEELEPRQFSFNGPWGACPTCSGLGATLEVDPELVVPDSGLSLLEGAIAPWSGPRVANHYQHVFAGLAENHGFDATLPWSELPVKARKLVLHGDGDPVMISYRNRFGRVRTYSQNYEGVLHYVRRRYDEAETDSARSRWGQYLREVPCRDCHGKRLKPTSLAVTVGGRNIAEVSDMSIGEASEFLNALTLTEREATIAGRVIKEVRARLRFLVDVGLDYLTLSRSAGSLSGGEAQRIRLATQIGSGLVGVLYVLDEPSIGLHQRDNRRLIDTLVRLRDLGNTLIVVEHDEDTIRMADWVVDVGPGAGEHGGEVVVSGTVDELLASERSVTGAYLSGKRSIPLPATRRPCTGRELVVRGARENNLKGMNVTFPLGQLVVVTGVSGSGKSTLVNQILYTSLAHRIHGARTVPGKHETITGVEEIDKVIHVDQSPIGRTPRSNPATYTGVFDKIRALFAQTPEAKMRGYQPGRFSFNIKGGRCENCQGDGTIKIEMNFLPDVYVPCEVCHGARYNRETLEVHYKGKTIAEVLDMPIEEACTFFEPISSIHRHFQTLVEVGLGYVRLGQPATTLSGGEAQRIKLASELQKRSTGRTLYVLDEPTTGLHFEDIRKLLLVLQRLVDQGNSVFVIEHNLDVIKTADWIIDMGPEGGNGGGTVVAEGTPEQVAAVEGSYTGQYLSEILAGHEVAVGDEPALVEAPADAGKRKTTARRKAKKTTSPRKKSR from the coding sequence ATGACACCTGTGAGTGACCACATCATCGTCCGAGGCGCCCGGGAACACAACCTGCGCAATGTCAATCTGGACCTTCCCAGGGACGCCATGATTGTGTTCACCGGTCTGTCGGGATCGGGCAAGTCCTCCCTTGCTTTCGACACTATCTTCGCCGAGGGACAGCGTCGATATGTGGAGTCGCTTTCCTCCTATGCCCGCCAGTTTCTGGGTCAGATGGATAAGCCCGATGTCGACTTTATCGAGGGCCTCAGCCCGGCAGTTTCCATCGATCAGAAGTCCACGTCCCGCAACCCTCGCTCGACCGTTGGCACCATCACAGAGATTCATGATTATCTGCGCCTGCTCTGGGCCCGCGTCGGTAAGCCCCACTGCCCGGTGTGCGGCGAGCTCATCAGCCGTCAGACCCCGCAGCAGATTGTCGACCGCCTCATGGCGCTCGACGAGGGTACTAAGTTTCAAGTCCTCGCCCCGGTGATTCGTGGACGCAAAGGTGAGTACGTCGAGCTGTTCCGACAGTTGACGACCGATGGCTTCACCCGAGTACGGGTGGATGGAGACGTTCATCGGCTTGGACAGGTGCCACCGCTGGATAAGAAGCGCAAGCACGACATCGACGTCGTCGTTGATCGGATTGCAGTCAAGCCGTCGGCTAAGCAGCGCCTCACCGAGTCGGTGGAGACGGCGTTGGGGCTGGCCCACGGCATCGTCGGCGTCGATTTCGTCGACCGCGATCTGTCTGATCCGCACCGGGAGCGTCGGTTCTCCGAGACGATGGCTTGCCCAAATCAGCATGACATCGACATCGAGGAGCTAGAGCCGCGTCAGTTCTCCTTCAATGGGCCCTGGGGTGCTTGCCCGACATGTTCTGGTCTGGGCGCGACACTCGAGGTCGACCCGGAATTGGTCGTCCCCGATTCCGGTCTGAGCTTGCTTGAGGGAGCCATTGCGCCCTGGTCTGGGCCACGGGTGGCGAACCATTACCAGCACGTCTTTGCTGGGCTGGCGGAGAACCACGGGTTTGACGCGACTCTTCCGTGGTCCGAGTTGCCAGTAAAGGCTCGCAAGCTGGTCCTGCACGGTGATGGCGACCCGGTCATGATCTCGTACCGCAACCGATTCGGGCGGGTGCGCACCTACTCGCAGAATTACGAGGGAGTGCTGCATTATGTGCGTCGACGCTACGACGAGGCCGAGACGGACTCTGCACGCTCCCGGTGGGGCCAGTATCTGCGTGAGGTCCCGTGCCGAGATTGCCATGGCAAGCGTCTCAAGCCGACGAGCCTGGCCGTAACGGTCGGTGGGCGAAACATCGCCGAGGTCTCAGATATGTCTATTGGGGAGGCTTCTGAATTCCTCAATGCGTTGACGTTGACCGAGCGGGAAGCCACCATCGCGGGGCGAGTTATCAAGGAGGTTCGCGCCCGGCTGCGATTCCTTGTCGATGTCGGTCTCGACTACCTCACCTTGTCACGGTCGGCGGGGTCCCTGTCAGGTGGTGAGGCTCAGCGTATTCGACTCGCTACCCAGATTGGTTCGGGTTTGGTTGGGGTTCTCTACGTCCTTGATGAGCCCTCCATCGGCTTGCACCAGCGTGACAACCGACGCCTCATCGACACCCTTGTGAGATTGCGAGATCTCGGTAACACCCTCATCGTCGTCGAGCATGATGAGGACACCATTCGGATGGCGGACTGGGTTGTCGACGTCGGCCCAGGGGCCGGTGAGCACGGTGGTGAGGTCGTCGTGTCAGGAACCGTTGACGAACTGCTGGCCAGTGAGAGGTCCGTGACCGGTGCGTACTTGTCGGGCAAGAGGTCGATCCCATTGCCGGCGACCCGACGCCCCTGCACGGGACGTGAGCTCGTCGTCAGGGGAGCCCGTGAGAACAACCTCAAGGGAATGAATGTCACCTTCCCGCTAGGGCAACTCGTCGTCGTCACCGGGGTGAGCGGCTCGGGCAAGTCCACTTTGGTCAACCAAATCCTCTACACATCGCTAGCGCATCGTATCCATGGCGCCAGGACGGTACCGGGTAAGCATGAGACGATCACCGGTGTCGAGGAAATCGACAAGGTGATTCACGTCGACCAATCGCCGATCGGACGCACACCAAGATCGAATCCGGCCACCTATACCGGTGTCTTCGACAAGATCCGTGCTCTCTTTGCCCAGACCCCCGAAGCTAAGATGCGCGGCTATCAGCCGGGTCGGTTCTCCTTCAACATTAAGGGTGGACGCTGCGAGAACTGTCAGGGTGACGGCACCATCAAAATCGAGATGAACTTCCTACCTGACGTCTATGTGCCCTGTGAGGTGTGCCACGGTGCTCGGTACAACCGTGAGACTTTGGAGGTCCATTACAAAGGCAAAACGATCGCTGAGGTTTTGGATATGCCTATCGAGGAGGCTTGCACCTTCTTCGAACCGATTTCGTCGATCCATCGTCACTTCCAGACCCTCGTCGAGGTTGGTTTGGGATACGTCAGGCTCGGCCAGCCCGCGACGACCCTATCTGGTGGGGAGGCCCAGCGCATCAAGCTGGCCTCCGAGTTGCAGAAACGTTCCACGGGTAGGACCCTGTATGTCCTTGACGAGCCCACCACCGGCCTGCACTTCGAGGACATCCGCAAGCTGCTGCTGGTGTTGCAACGTCTTGTCGATCAAGGCAACTCGGTCTTCGTCATTGAGCACAATCTGGATGTCATCAAAACCGCCGATTGGATCATCGACATGGGGCCCGAGGGAGGAAATGGTGGCGGAACCGTTGTCGCCGAGGGCACTCCAGAGCAGGTTGCCGCCGTCGAGGGGTCCTACACCGGCCAGTATCTTTCGGAGATCCTGGCTGGGCACGAGGTAGCAGTCGGGGACGAACCGGCGCTCGTCGAAGCGCCAGCGGACGCCGGGAAAAGGAAAACCACCGCCAGGAGGAAGGCAAAAAAGACCACGAGCCCACGCAAGAAGTCGCGTTGA